In the genome of Victivallis lenta, one region contains:
- a CDS encoding FHA domain-containing protein — translation MKISFDNGPRCGEEIEFALPEITVGREEDNVLRVPAAGVSRYHGVIQRAASGSWLVRDLGSTNGIKVNGVKIAGEKELVEGDSVEFGDQKIQVSGLGETAPPLVFNLLDAEQPGPSARATSRLPEEPPAAPKSEAKVEDLTALFTAGAGTLFDPNGRKKAAKEPETAPPSGRKRRFSSHFFYVLVVCIAVIGISAAMLLMKPGQPGRKPEKAAAAAGPFSLFFERSVVSRDNVFRFSLLLENDRLAFTVDDVKSRRHVSRTEKISNEAVELLRDRVGASGIWNEIPPVSSPGEDATRKRRVMIADGTRVKELSYTGGYTPTSFGLVETLVSDLAETYGIQTISLSPEELMRLAESNFTRAEDFYANREAKNSYLRDAVRRYRVVVGALEQFSPRPSLWNRARKRLEEAESLRARKLDNLEMERVRLGQLEDFDGMRLVFLQIMELADEESPEYYAARERLFKLDAFLRGRKR, via the coding sequence ATGAAAATCAGTTTTGACAACGGCCCGAGGTGCGGCGAGGAGATTGAATTTGCGCTGCCGGAGATCACGGTCGGCCGGGAGGAGGACAATGTGCTGCGGGTTCCCGCTGCCGGCGTCTCCCGTTACCACGGCGTGATTCAGCGCGCCGCATCCGGCTCCTGGTTGGTCCGCGATCTCGGCAGCACGAACGGCATAAAGGTGAACGGCGTGAAGATCGCCGGCGAAAAGGAGCTTGTCGAAGGGGATTCCGTCGAGTTCGGCGATCAGAAAATCCAGGTGAGCGGCCTCGGCGAGACGGCGCCGCCGCTGGTTTTCAATCTGCTCGACGCGGAGCAGCCCGGGCCGTCCGCCCGGGCGACCTCCAGACTGCCGGAGGAGCCGCCGGCTGCGCCGAAGAGTGAAGCGAAGGTCGAGGACCTGACCGCGCTGTTCACGGCCGGAGCCGGAACGCTTTTCGACCCGAACGGCCGGAAAAAGGCGGCGAAGGAACCGGAGACGGCGCCGCCTTCCGGACGGAAGCGCCGTTTCTCCAGTCATTTCTTCTATGTGTTGGTCGTCTGCATCGCTGTGATCGGCATCAGCGCCGCCATGCTGCTGATGAAACCCGGGCAGCCCGGCAGGAAGCCGGAGAAGGCTGCCGCTGCGGCCGGACCCTTCTCGCTGTTTTTTGAACGGAGCGTGGTGTCGCGGGACAATGTTTTCCGCTTTTCCCTGTTGCTGGAGAACGACCGGCTCGCTTTTACGGTCGACGACGTCAAGTCGCGCCGGCACGTGAGCCGGACGGAAAAGATTTCGAACGAAGCGGTGGAGCTGCTGCGGGACCGGGTCGGCGCCTCCGGCATCTGGAACGAAATTCCGCCGGTCTCCTCCCCGGGGGAGGACGCGACCCGGAAGCGCCGGGTCATGATTGCGGACGGCACCCGGGTCAAGGAGCTCTCCTACACCGGCGGTTACACGCCGACCAGCTTCGGGCTGGTGGAAACGCTGGTGAGCGACCTGGCCGAGACCTACGGGATTCAGACCATCTCGCTTTCGCCCGAAGAGCTTATGCGGCTGGCCGAATCGAATTTCACGCGCGCCGAGGATTTTTACGCGAACCGCGAAGCCAAGAACAGCTATCTGCGCGACGCGGTCCGCCGCTACCGCGTGGTGGTCGGGGCGCTCGAGCAGTTTTCGCCGCGGCCCTCGCTGTGGAACCGGGCGCGCAAGCGGCTGGAGGAAGCGGAGTCGCTGCGGGCGCGCAAGCTCGACAATCTTGAGATGGAGCGCGTCCGGCTCGGCCAGTTGGAGGATTTCGACGGCATGCGGCTGGTATTCCTGCAGATCATGGAACTGGCCGATGAGGAGTCGCCGGAATATTATGCCGCCAGGGAACGGTTGTTCAAGCTGGATGCTTTTTTAAGGGGGCGCAAACGATGA
- a CDS encoding DUF192 domain-containing protein: protein MIFNLDSLHYVARRPVWALAWRDRLRGMIGRRFEPEGIDAMIFPRCNAIHTMWMSIPIDVVFLDADAEVAGLCAGLKPWRLPVSCRRAVTVIELPAGRIAESGTEVGHHLNLNSTLSPEMIEKLRKSAILNAGNASIVPRKAGGGEE from the coding sequence ATGATTTTCAATCTTGATTCGCTGCATTACGTCGCCCGCCGCCCGGTGTGGGCGCTGGCCTGGCGCGACCGGCTCCGCGGCATGATCGGCCGCCGTTTCGAGCCGGAGGGGATCGACGCGATGATCTTTCCGCGCTGCAACGCCATTCATACGATGTGGATGTCGATTCCGATCGATGTTGTGTTTCTCGACGCCGATGCGGAGGTGGCCGGGCTCTGCGCCGGGCTGAAGCCGTGGCGGCTGCCGGTTTCGTGCCGCCGGGCGGTCACGGTCATCGAACTGCCGGCGGGGAGGATCGCGGAGAGCGGAACCGAGGTCGGACACCATTTGAATTTAAACTCCACATTGTCGCCGGAAATGATTGAAAAATTACGTAAAAGTGCTATTCTTAATGCGGGTAACGCAAGCATCGTGCCGCGAAAAGCAGGCGGGGGAGAAGAATGA
- a CDS encoding type II secretion system F family protein, translated as MYGNLIQLLTALSAALAAGFGVLYLGRVLSELELAEKHENLPQRLPLFVRLLLPFISVTRPAASGNAFAVWRDMAAPKLWMAGLGDAFTPVDYIALRLVFLIVSLLLIVLGMAAGQILICLALALLFAVYPGVWISSTIRKRQLSIMKALPNVLDLLTLSVESGRDLLSALRDILARRKVDPLGEELLRTFQEIQLGRKRTDALRALTLRVRQADLTAAINAIIQAEELGVSIAQILHIQSDMQRNKRFMLAEKLANEASVKIIIPIILLILPAVFLVLVGPLALRAAAFFR; from the coding sequence GTGTACGGTAATCTGATCCAGCTTCTGACCGCGCTTTCGGCTGCCCTGGCGGCCGGATTCGGCGTACTCTACCTCGGCCGGGTGCTCTCGGAGCTTGAGCTGGCTGAAAAGCATGAAAATCTGCCGCAGCGGCTGCCGCTGTTCGTCCGGCTGCTGCTGCCGTTCATTTCGGTGACCCGCCCGGCCGCGTCCGGAAACGCCTTCGCGGTCTGGCGCGACATGGCGGCCCCGAAGCTCTGGATGGCCGGGCTCGGGGATGCGTTCACGCCCGTCGATTACATCGCGCTCCGGCTGGTTTTCCTGATCGTGTCGCTGCTGCTGATCGTTCTCGGGATGGCTGCGGGGCAGATTCTGATCTGCCTGGCGCTCGCGCTCCTGTTCGCGGTCTATCCGGGCGTGTGGATTTCTTCGACGATCCGGAAGCGGCAGCTGTCGATCATGAAGGCGCTGCCGAACGTTCTCGATCTGCTGACGCTGTCGGTCGAATCCGGGCGCGACCTCCTGTCGGCGCTGCGCGACATCCTCGCCCGCCGCAAGGTCGATCCGCTCGGCGAAGAGCTGCTGCGGACCTTCCAGGAGATCCAGCTCGGCCGGAAGCGGACCGACGCGCTGCGGGCGCTGACGCTGCGGGTCAGGCAGGCCGACCTGACCGCCGCGATCAACGCGATCATCCAGGCGGAAGAGCTCGGAGTTTCGATTGCGCAGATCCTCCACATTCAGAGCGACATGCAGCGGAACAAGCGGTTCATGCTCGCCGAGAAGCTCGCGAACGAGGCATCGGTCAAAATCATCATTCCGATCATTCTTCTGATTCTCCCGGCTGTGTTTCTGGTGCTGGTGGGGCCGCTCGCGCTGCGGGCCGCCGCGTTTTTCCGATAG